GGATCtttatatagaaaatcaGAGATGGTTTGTGCACGCTAACAAAGAGGCCAGTTGGTGCAAACAGAACAAACATGGCCTGATTGGGGATAGTCCGGGAATCTAGAATCACGTGAGAGAATGCGGGTCTTCACCAGCTGGTGTAGTTGGAAAGTTCATGATTAATTTTGTTGATTACTTCAAAAAATGTGTGGTTTCGATCAATTCGTATTCTCGTTAACCTCGAATGTTAAGAACAGGAGGTTTTCTAACTTTCGTTTATATTGAGTTTAGCCATAGGGATTGAAATGGGAAGGAATAACCATACCCtctcaaacaatcaaatgtactgatatttctatttccagTTAACAAGCTCACAAATTGATACCTTCCTGACCATAACCTTACCCCGTATGCTTAATATCACTTTTCTGTCCAAAAAGACATTTGATCATTGTGCCGTCTTTCTCTGGTTTAGGTCTGTCCGGTAGAACAATCAAGCATGCTAACTCTTCATATTTCTGGTTACAAGgccatatatatatacatatcatgTTTGAAAGCCACAATATTTCAACGGAATAGGAACCGAATATACCATGATTCTATGCCACTATTATCCCGATTACAGCTGTACAATCATTCAACGCTACCCAATATCATGTGTGGTGAACACAATACCGATAATGAAGCATATCATTGTCGCCTACCACAATATTTTCCGCATTTCACAAAGAAAGGGTGGAAGTTTGTATCAAAACTGCACATGCGGGGTGACAGACATAAGCATGATTTTCTCCAGCCCTACTTGAGTTAACGATGTGCAGGTATTTCCTTTCCAGGAGCCTCCCGATCACAAAATAGACCACCATGCATGCTAATGACTGGAGAAACTCTTTCTGGATGAACAATTGGCAGGCTGTTGAATGTTACACTGTGTCCAATAACATGAAGCCGCAACACCCTAACGGTTTCGGAGACGACATTTTCCCGGGCCGAGCAGCTCTAAGGTCATTTCGGTATTTCGAGAGAAGTTTTGAGCGTCATATAAGCACAGAAAATTATACATTCAAGTGGTGTACATTCAAGTGGTGCCCGGATGTACCACCCTTTCTGATGATTTCGTGAGTTTTGAAGCTGTATTCTAAGACTAATCTCACATCTAGATAATGAAGAGAAGTTGATGGCCGGACACGAAGTATCAGATCATGAGACTACTCAAGACAGAGGgttattattgaaatcagAGATGAGAGAGTTGAATAAGATTGGAGCTTTAAAAACTGTTACTGGAAAAGTCGGTACAGATGGCAATTAGCTCAGGCATGGGCTTGATCAAACGATAACTGCATCGAGGAtgcaagagagagaaagtatCAAATGTCCTAGCCAGGCATGTAACTATAAAACCTCTTTTGCAAAAGACGTTAGTCAATCGAGTTGCCCCTAGTTTCGGCATGGAGCTTATTAGTCAAACGATGACTGCATTCATGGAGAGATATAAGCCAGTATCTAGTGCCGCAGCTCAGGCACACGAGTTCGCACCTATATAGCTCTTTTGTGTGTCGAGTTTTGTACATTGAGGTAGAAAAGGCTCACCGATCCGTGATCTATTAACAGATAACAGCAGATACGAACATACTTGCAGAAAATGAAGGGGACTGATATGTAAGGCCAAAGGAAAAATTCATGGGCGTACCGGTTCCATGAAAAGCCTTGCTGATGTCCTTCCTTCCAGTCATCAATTTGAGCGAGAAACACAATGATATAGGACAAAAGTGTGCCGATGTAGCAACTGAATTGAATGATACATTCACTGTTGCATCCTACAGAAGTCTCCGCTTTGTTTGCTTCCCTAAagagaattcaaaagttCAATCTGCTCATCTAGGACGATAATATCCGCACTTGTTAGCCTCCTTGGAATAATCGCATTTCTTCCTTCGCATGTTAAAATTCGGTTTCGTTCAGCTAGTATGCCTCTGTTTACAGCACAAGCACTGACTCTGGTCCAAAGTTGttgaaataaagaatttctttCGAGCTGTTATCCGACAATATGCTTTCGCTTTCAAGTTAAAATCCACTGTCAACTCTTCTCTTGTTTGGTTTCTCGACCGCTAGGCTGCAAGCTAATAACGTGGATATCACTCAGCTATCTTCAAAGTACCCTGCTTTGAGCTGGATATTCAAGAATGTCatccttcaaatctcttcCGATTTCTCACTCTTTTAATTCAACGCCAACAATCAAAAGCGCTTGGAAGTTCTTGAACAATCAGACATCATGGGTGTTTTCAACTCCTTCCCTGGGACTGAGGTTACGGTATATGTTGATGACAAACCATTGAAAGAATATGAGAGCGCCGAAGATGAGGTGACGTTAAATGAATCACAAGGACTCGGCAAGAAGTTTGAAGTCGCCCAGCATCAGAGTTCTGTAACCGTTAAAAAGTTTGTCGAATCTGCAGCCGGCGAATTTTTCACTATCAAATGCTCTGTCCAAAACCCATAGAGATATGCAGACGTTTGTACGTATCTTTCATTTTGCACTTATATCGATGGCAAGATCCTGTCTTGGGCCCCCGTTTTCAACAAAGAGACATACGAAAAAGATAGTTTTAGCTTGACTCGAGCAGTCGAGGGAAATATCTCCAAGGAGGATAAGAAAGAACTACTACAAACATTACAGTTCACAGAGACACACTTGAGTAAGATTCCAATGGCCGCGCAACTTTGGGTAGCCTGCTAAGATAACACCAGCTCAGTGCGACGATTTGATTGAAGCAGTAACTCGACTTGACGGAAATGGACGTTTCGTGGGTGAAATCGAAGTGAGAGTTCCTCAAGCAATGTATCTGTCAAAGGCTAATCTTGTCAGCAGAGCTCCATTACTTAGTAAAACCGAGATTCCGGAGAACCTGTTGAAGGATCAAGCAAAATCACATAGCAGATTGTGAGGTGTCATAAATCTTTAAGAGTCATGGACCGTCAGCTAATCGTGCGGATAGGTTTGGTCAAGGGGAGGCTAAAAGCAAAGGCAAATATCAGAAGATGGATTTTCTCGATGGTGGAAGAGAGTACCCTATTgcaattttaaattttcaacatGGCTCGAGAGGTTGGAGTTTGTTCCAAGAAAGCACGTCTAGTCACCACTAATCGTTTAATGTGTAGGAGATCTTGAAACCTTGGGTGTTATCGAAAGAAGTCCGGAGCCAGGGTTGTCATTTGGTTATGTTCACAATTCTAAACCGCTACCTATGCCGATCAGTGAACCTCAAGTTCCAGAAAAGTCGTTCCGGGATACgatgaaagaaacaaaggTGGAGGCAGAAGAAAAGCTGCCAAACAACAATTTTCGTGACTGATATACTTCTAACTCACTGGCAAACACGTTCACCCctccatcaatcaagcaaAATTTTACCCTAACAGCCACTTCAGTACCTGCCAGCTCTTCGAATGTTATACCTCCAATAAATTCTGCATCCTGGAATGTTCGATATCTATATCCAACACAGACTGGCAATTCATTTGGGCAATTCCTGCAATATTTACAAACACACGGAGGTGGGCAGCCCGCACAGGCACCTCCGCTATTCCCAGTAGGAACCATTACCGCAGCCCTTCCCAACTTATCAACATCTACCGGTAGTAGCGGTAGCATCACTACAGCTACTTCGAAGACACCACCCACTCAAGCGCGAGAAAGAAGGGAATGAGAGTGGAAGTCGCAAGAGACGCCGCAAGgctgggggggggggagggagttACTATTGACCTTACAGAGGACAATTCTGATGACGACGTTGTAATTGATCTCGATTCGGATTGGGATTTACAAAATACCCTTAGAATCAATAGGTACCAAACAACATCTGCGGTCATCTAAGTTGGTTCTTATGAACCGGGCCTTTCGCCACCAATCTAATCATTATAATGTTATGGGCGCTTGGTAGAATTTGGGGGTAATCCAAGGAACGCATCATTGAATAATATCGTTACGTTCCTGGGatgtttatttgaaaaaaaaaaaagataaaaccTGTTAGGCGTCTCATAGCAAGCCAATACTCCTGGCAACTTAAGTATTCATAGTATATCGAAGCaatacaaaaatacaaatcGTATACTTTCCATGCCAAATCTGCGCCCAAGACTTGAGAATACGTGCAATGGTCTCTCCCACTTCTCCCACTTGCATTTCATCTGAATTTTCAACTAAGGAGAGACGACAATTCACTCATGTCCATTAGAAGCTCTCCCAACAACTTCAGTCTAGTTCAAACGCCACGTTGACTACCCCGCTCTTGACCGAAGTGTGAGGATAAAAATACGATGTCAAGTTTCCTTCTCCGGCCTaatcttctcttcctaaACCTCTTAGAACTTAACAAGATTGTCCGGCCTTTCTAGCCCCCACAAATCGTTGCGAGCGCGTCTCATCCGCTTTTGAATTGTTGACGCTTCATTTCCATTACTAAAAAGTTATTCTTCCTTCCAGCTTTGAACTTCCAATTGCCTGATATCTCTACCCAGAACTCGATCTAAGGCCGTTGGCTGCAAGAATTGTTCACAGAAGTTGGGTGTAGTCTGCATTGCTAAAGCTTTTCGATTTCCATTTGGCCTCCGAGTAGGAAGGCACATTAACGCATAAGTTTATTCTCTAggcaattttttttttatatctttgcAACCTTCATTTCCCAAGCCATTTgcttgatatcttcatcggCTTTACATCTTCTCTACTTCATCCTTACCTCCTTCGTCATGCCTAGGCGCAATGACTTCCTCGACCTCAGCCTTCCAAAGGGAGTTCACGCTGCACCTGTCCCAGGAATCACAGCACAAATAATCTCTCGTAACAACAAAGCTTTCCCAAGCTATCCTTCTCCTGACAAAGAGGCTATTGTTGAGGGTGATGAGTTGGCTGAATACTTCAGCACTCGCACCGTCACAACATATATTGCGGTTACCAATGACACACCATTCTCAATCCATCTTCGGGTTGATAGACCTTATCCCCAGGAAATGGACTGCTCGAAATTGCAGTTCGAGATCTTTGTTGATGGGAAGTTTGTGTGGGATGCTTGGTGCCATAAACCTCGGTATCAAGAGAATGGAAGTGTGTGGGAGGAAATTATTCGTGGACTGAAActggggaaggggaaaggtTGTGAGATTAAAGACTTCAAATTCATGGGACTAAAGACCAGTAAGTTGACCGTATACCCAAATTAATTATCTAGTCCGCAGCTCTGCACATGAGGTTCGGTACTAGACTCGAGGGCAACGATACATCtacaatgaatgaatagaagAAGCTCGTGAAGAACTAATGAAACTCTACAGATGAGGAAAGCATGCCCTATACGGCCCTTCAGCGTATTAGGAAATCCATGGCCAAGATTGGCAAGATTGAGATCAAGGTATACAGAACGACGTATGGGAAAAAAGGTGGCGATGTCAAGAATAGCTTGAAGGGATTCTTGACCAAGAACAACAGGGAGGTTCCTGAGACAGCATTGAAGGGCGAGGCAAAGAGTCATGGTACTACGTAAGTGTGAATTTCTCTTTGTCGCTGGAAATGTTCACAAACTAATGTCCAAATAGGTTGGATGAAGGGCGAAAAACAATCAGAGGAGATGTGTGGCGAGATACCAACAAACATGGTGAACTTCCAATCATCATTTTTCGCTTTCTATACCGCTCAGAAGGTCTGTGTTGTCTAATATAAGAAGGAAGAATATATCGCTAATCTGAATACACTTGATACAGAAGCGCTGAAATCCCTGCACATCATTGAACACTCTCCTGCTCCATCTCGTTCCAGCTCACCCGAGAACGAATACCATGATAGTACCGAATTATCAGCTGAGCAAACAAAGCGAGTCGAGGACTTGCTCAGGTCTTTTAGAAAGCCAGCAGGCAGAGGCGGTGGACCAAGCAAtcagatgaaaagaaagaaagaaaatgaatcaGGTAGTCGGAAGAGAatcaagagagaagaggagcCTGAAAGTAGCGAAATGGCTGCAAAGCGACGCAGAGCTGAGAAAGGCAAGGGAAAAGCAGTTACGATCGATTTGACAGCAGACAATAGCGGCGATGACCAGAAGTCTGGAAGTAGCGAAATGGTTGCAAAGCGACGTAGAGCTGAGAAAGGCAAGGGAAAAGCAGTTATAATTGACCTGACAGCAGATAGTGGCGGCGAGGACGAGGAGAAATTTAAAGTCCCAAATGTTGTTATTGACGACCAGGAACCGGAGGTTGTCAATTTGATCAAGGACgaggatgatgttgatgacaAAGACGATGATTTGTTTGTCCAAGATAATGATCCACCAAGCAAGCGGCCGTTGTGGAGAGGCCTGGGCTTGTTTCAAATTAAACACTCCCAAGAGTTTGATTGAAAGGAACAATGGACCTATGATAGATGCgaggagagatagatatTGACATATGGGTTAGGATGACGGAAGCGCGTATTTTTAAGCCGGCAACTTATTTTGACTTACACTACAGCCTTATGGGAGGAAGAAAGCGATATCATCTGGGAAGGAGAAATGCGTAAGAAAGTTGGTGAGTGGCAGCTAGTCTAGAATGGGTGTTGGCCATTGCAGGTATGCAATGAACTCATTAGACTTTTAGATCTGGTAGCTACTCAGCGATAGAGGGGTAAGAAGAATCCTATGGCGGCTTTGGCAAGCTGAATATGCACAAAagttttcaaatatcaagTAGATTAAATAGAACATATTAGCATTATCTTCTAGACTGATCGAGCTGCATTCTTTAACAAAACCATGAGCTGAAGATTTTTGTTACatgaggagggaggagataGTGAAAATCACGTGAGATGCATGTGGCTTGCATTATTCCCAGTTTAGCGCGGATTTTCCTTGGAAGCGAGAGCGCTCGGCTCTTCTCACCACAAATATATCTGATGACGTTGAAGCTTTGAGCTACAGGATACATCAGCCACTACTGTAACAAATCGCTTGTTGACATTTTATCAACACTTCCTTCCTCAACAACACACAcaaccttcttctccttcaccaCATCGAAAGGTTATCTACAATACTGTGAgttctcttcttcgattCTATCTCGTAACTGTGGCAATGAAATAGATGCTTCGAGCTCAATACTTTACTACGAATGCACTACGTGGAATCCCTTTGAACATTTACTGATATCTACATTGGAATAGGCCACGAATCAGCAATCAGACACTTAATTTGGAGGAATTAATACCGCAAAGATGACACTCTATTACAGTCTTGTACGCTACCACCTTCTACCATTCGACGATGAACTTCACGAACCCCTCAGCCCGATATGCTGATCCGCGGCTCCCGCAAAGTCAACAAAGCACATGCTAACAATAATTTGTACAGGTCTTTGTGCTCCTTGTAGCAGAGATGGCACTTTTCATGCTTCTCATCGTTCCTCTGCCTTTCACCATCCGCAGAAAGATGTTTACTTTCATGTTCGTGGTTCCCCATTATTTTTCTTCCGCCTGCAGCTACTAATACCCCACTAGAAGCGAAAGTCGACTGGTAGCAAAACTACAGTACGGGATGAAGATTACGTTTATCTTCATCCTGATTCTGTTCCTCGACAGTGTGAACAGAGTATATCGGGTTCAAGTCGAATTGGCAGAGGCCAATAAAAGCCAAGCTGGGTATGTTTTCCCTCTCCACTTTATCTGGCAGCTCCAAAACTAACGACTAATAGTAACCCTGTCCTTGGCCATGAACGCATGGAGGTACAAGCCCGTAAATTCTATTCTCAACGTAACATGTACCTCTGCGGTTTCACACTTTTCCTCTCCTTGATCCTCAACCGAACCTACACCATGATCCTCGAAGTTCTCCGCTTGGAAGAAAAGGTTAACCGTTACGAGGGTACCGGCAAGACCGGTGGAAAGGACTCTGAAAAATTGGACCGTGCCGGAAATGCTGGAGAGATTGGCAAGCTTAAGAACTTGTTGGCCCAaaaggagagagatattGAGACCCTCAAGGAACAATCGGCCCGAAACAAGCAGTTCTCTGATGACATTCTTGATAAGGCTCAAGCCGGTGAACCATCTGCCGGTAGCAGAAAGGAGAAATAAATTGACTCTTTAATGTACCGGGCGCTTTGACGGACTACAGCAAGGAATCAATACTAAGTAATGAACGAACTGAAAGGATGAATATGGTGGTGCCGGAGTGGACAATCTGGGGACGGAGCAGGACAGGGTGTGAGGATGAAGCGTGTCTTTTTGATGGTTTATGGTGGGAAAAGTTGGCTTTCATGAGTTTTGGTGGCGTATCcatgagaaaggaaaatacaaatttgaTATGAATCAGCTTTTGGTTGCTGATCATGATATGTGTGAGGATCTAATCTTGGGCCTGATCAGAGAAACAGACTCGAATGATGAACACTCACGTTCTAGAATTCCTATTCTAATTGCCGTTCAAATTTTCCTTCAACTTGTAACTTGCTCACTGGAATCCTTAATACATCTCGCTTCGTCAAGTAACACACCCATGAGATTGGCGTCATGTATGTAGATGAAGATTCGTCCATGCAGTCACGAGTCAACAACATAACAGTATATCGGAATCTCATATGAAATTACATTCTTGTCAATGCTGTTAAGTGACTGGCTTCTATTCAACCACCTACCAGTTATCATGTATTTTGCCTATATTTCCTATACTACATTGCCCGccaatatatgattttaagTCTCCCCCTAACGATGTGATTTAACGCCTGATAGTattcaaattgtaaaatatttTGGAGTCTATTACACCCCACATGATCTTCATTTAACTTGACTATCCTTCTGCTTCGATTTCATAGCTGTTTGATTTATGCTTGGGTTGGAATTTGAAGCCTTCGTGTGCGGGACCGAGGAACATTTCACTAGTCATTTGGTTAGTATCATTAGTGTAAGGAGAGTACGATATAATGAGAGAAATAAAACATACCTAATCTTCATCCAATCCATATAATTATCACTAGCCAATAAGGTTTCCAAATCATTTCGGCCTCTGTAAGCTGGTGGACGATCTTGCAAACTAGGTGGTAAATGTTCCAAAATACCCGCGGGAACATATCGATGAGCAAAACTCAACCATTCCAACAAGAATCGTCTAGTTTGACCAACACCAATCTCATCCGATCCCCAGGCCTCAAGTCCGTAACGTGTGAATTTTTCTACGTATTCTAGACGTTCTGAGGCGGATTTATCGAGGACTTGTCccttttcgatttcttcaaaGAGCCATGGTTTAATCAGTGCACCACGTGCTACCATGACGGAGTCAACACCTGCATTTTGGATATGATCGAGATAATCAATGTGAGAATAACAATCACCATTACCGATGAAGTGTATTTTTCCGTCGGGGGCATTTGGTAATGTACGGGCATCTGGCTCCATGACTGTGTCCGTcaaatcatctttcttttggtTGTATGACTTGACGAGAGCTGCACATTCTGCGATGTAGCTCCAATCGGCACTCTTGGTGTATCTTTGTTGTCTACTACGACCGTGGAGAGTGATAGCAGCGCAACCAGGAGCACCAAGTCTCTCACGTGATTCAACACCTCCGAATGCTAAACGTTCAATGGTCTTAAAAGCAGTAGGTTTTCCGGTCATGGTACCCATTCGAATCTTGGCTGTAATAGGAACTTCTCCTGAAACCGCATTCATACCTCGTATCATTTTCTCTAATTTCGATGGTGCATCGAGTAATGCTGAACCAGCTCCTTGTCGATAAACAAGTTCAATAGGGCATCCACAGTTCAAATCAATTACTCGCAAATGCGGCACGAATCGACTTAGAACTTCAGCAGCTTTAATTGCCATGAACGGTTTGCTAGCCGAAATCTGGGTACCGAACTTCAAGTCTTTGGAATTATCATATTTTCGAACAATAGAAGTCCTGTCTGAGTTAACTCGTGGTGGTGTGACTTCGCTCTTGTGTGCCTTCATTAATGCCCACTCTGATTTTTGACCTTGAAGCAAAGGTATCGACATTGCCATTTCCGAGTAAGTAAGTTGTGCACCAAGTTCCACACAGAGCCGACGAAATGGAAGATTGCCTTGA
The Botrytis cinerea B05.10 chromosome 5, complete sequence DNA segment above includes these coding regions:
- the Bcyet3 gene encoding Bcyet3, whose amino-acid sequence is MTLYYSLVFVLLVAEMALFMLLIVPLPFTIRRKMFTFISESRLVAKLQYGMKITFIFILILFLDSVNRVYRVQVELAEANKSQAGNPVLGHERMEVQARKFYSQRNMYLCGFTLFLSLILNRTYTMILEVLRLEEKVNRYEGTGKTGGKDSEKLDRAGNAGEIGKLKNLLAQKERDIETLKEQSARNKQFSDDILDKAQAGEPSAGSRKEK
- the Bcdus3 gene encoding Bcdus3 encodes the protein MADEISNPVDPSQSLKRPLEGEQLEEAHPPQPILPEDSAVTKAEKVERNGTNGDSVDNGEPSAKRVRIEEKNHKPTAADSRDRIRGIAPVKAEYLIQPAGSRSATDDRNPAENDDDAEGKPRGDERDNGGKKKKKAKGQNKDRQFGSWGDKIKLCNSISNSSEFSPKECSFGDSCKCEHNLRKYLAEGRRADLTTFNSKCPVWEDNGTCLAGWKCRFVGSHSKEIQREDGRMELVLIDDSDRMGDTALGYEEALGSVVNVISTKDKIDLAKKKTPMEKSDLYTTWLDQNSEEVNRQSNLRKDQKNDQTEEEKQENRARYVEPPFLPSEKRRIYFGPETPVLAPLTTQGNLPFRRLCVELGAQLTYSEMAMSIPLLQGQKSEWALMKAHKSEVTPPRVNSDRTSIVRKYDNSKDLKFGTQISASKPFMAIKAAEVLSRFVPHLRVIDLNCGCPIELVYRQGAGSALLDAPSKLEKMIRGMNAVSGEVPITAKIRMGTMTGKPTAFKTIERLAFGGVESRERLGAPGCAAITLHGRSRQQRYTKSADWSYIAECAALVKSYNQKKDDLTDTVMEPDARTLPNAPDGKIHFIGNGDCYSHIDYLDHIQNAGVDSVMVARGALIKPWLFEEIEKGQVLDKSASERLEYVEKFTRYGLEAWGSDEIGVGQTRRFLLEWLSFAHRYVPAGILEHLPPSLQDRPPAYRGRNDLETLLASDNYMDWMKISEMFLGPAHEGFKFQPKHKSNSYEIEAEG